From a single Kryptolebias marmoratus isolate JLee-2015 linkage group LG17, ASM164957v2, whole genome shotgun sequence genomic region:
- the LOC108235838 gene encoding ankyrin repeat and SOCS box protein 12, producing MLQLRTREEEANSCAISQLRHAVLQNDDRLVDEMLCQEIYKKVINCRGGWGIAGTPLHAAVSKGHLSCLQVLLAHGALVECVDVKAQTPLFAAVRGKYLDCVLALLRAGANPNGNPSNNGSPVLTAAREGDVEILRQLLIHGAEVNSRSKILLWWTSSARVISGPLYLAAVYGHMECFRLLLLFGADPDYNCSDTNLLNSVKQPKTVLEMCLRHGCSVEYIQLLIDFGANVYLPTLIIEKSTKQNEAVELLLRERGNPKSLSSQCRLAVRRYLKKIDKIHLVDQLEMPTSLKNFLQYKAVPVTLL from the exons atgctccagcttCGGACCCGTGAGGAAGAAGCAAACAGCTGCGCGATCTCCCAGCTCCGGCACGCCGTGCTACAAAACGATGACCGACTCGTCGATGAGATGCTCTGCCAGGAGATCTACAAGAAAGTCATCAACTGCCGGGGAGGGTGGGGCATCGCAGGCACCCCGCTGCACGCCGCCGTGTCCAAGGGCCACCTCAGCTGCCTGCAGGTCCTGCTAGCTCACGGGGCTCTCGTGGAGTGCGTGGACGTCAAAGCCCAGACGCCTCTGTTCGCAGCTGTTCGCGGGAAGTATCTGGACTGTGTCTTAGCTCTCCTCAGAGCTGGCGCCAACCCCAACGGCAACCCGTCCAATAACGGCTCTCCGGTGCTCACTGCTGCACGAGAAGGCGACGTGGAGATCCTGAGGCAGCTGCTCATACATGGCGCCGAAGTGAACTCTCGCTCCAAGATCTTACTGTGGTGGACCTCCAGCGCCAGGGTGATCAGCGGGCCCCTGTACCTGGCGGCCGTTTACGGACACATGGAGTGCTTCAGGTTGCTGCTCCTCTTCGGGGCGGACCCGGATTACAACTGCAGCGACACAAATCTCCTGAACTCCGTCAAGCAGCCTAAAACGGTGCTGGAGATGTGCCTGAGGCACGGCTGCAGCGTGGAGTACATCCAGCTGTTGATCGACTTCGGGGCCAATGTGTACCTCCCCACGCTGATCATAGAGAAGTCCACCAAGCAGAACGAAGCTGTGGAGCTGCTTCTGAGGGAGAGAG GAAATCCCAAATCCTTGAGCTCTCAGTGCCGACTGGCTGTGCGAAGATACCTAAAGAAGATCGACAAGATCCACCTCGTCGACCAGCTGGAAATGCCAACAAGTCTTAAAAACTTCCTGCAATATAAAGCGGTCCCAGTCACTCTTCTGTAG